One Alligator mississippiensis isolate rAllMis1 chromosome 12, rAllMis1, whole genome shotgun sequence DNA window includes the following coding sequences:
- the RAB14 gene encoding ras-related protein Rab-14, with translation MATAPYNYSYIFKYIIIGDMGVGKSCLLHQFTEKKFMADCPHTIGVEFGTRIIEVSGQKIKLQIWDTAGQERFRAVTRSYYRGAAGALMVYDITRRSTYNHLSSWLTDARNLTNPNTVIILIGNKADLEAQRDVTYEEAKQFAEENGLLFLEASAKTGENVEDAFLEAAKKIYQNIQDGSLDLNAAESGVQHKPSAPQGGRLTSEPQPQREGCGC, from the exons ATGGCAACTGCACCTTACAACTACTCCTACATCTTTAAGTACATCATTATTG GGGACATGGGTGTAGGAAAATCCTGCTTGCTTCATCAATTCACAGAAAAGAAAT TTATGGCTGATTGTCCTCATACAATTGGTGTTGAATTCGGTACAAGAATAATTGAAGTTAGTGGCCAAAAAATTAAACTGCAGATCTGGGATACAGCAGGACAAGAACGATTTAGGGCTGTAACACGAAGCTACTACAGAGGAGCGGCAGGAGCTCTCATGGTCTATGATATTACTAG AAGAAGCACGTATAACCATTTAAGCAGCTGGCTGACAGATGCAAGGAACCTCACCAATCCAAATACT GTGATAATCCTCATAGGAAACAAAGCAGATCTGGAAGCACAGAGAGATGTTACATATGAAGAGGCCAAACAATTTGCTGAAGAAAACG GTTTACTGTTCCTTGAAGCAAGTGCAAAAAC AGGGGAGAACGTGGAAGATGCATTCCTGGAGGCGGCCAAGAAAATCTACCAGAACATTCAAGATGGAAGCCTGGACCTGAATGCCGCAGAGTCGGGCGTACAACACAAACCGTCAGCTCCGCAGGGGGGGCGGCTAACCAGCGAACCCCAGCCTCAGAGAGAAGGCTGCGGCTGCTAG